ATATTGAAGATTGACTCAAAATACCTGTTCAGcgcttctgccatttccttgattTCTACTATCAATTCCCCAGATACTTTCTCTGGGGAATTGAGAAATCCTGCTGAATTGGGAAACCCTGCTAGGCCATTGAGTCAATTCCATGCACTCCTGGTACAATTAAGCAGTGTGATTCTCCATGCTTCTCTCATGCCAGAAGTCCTGCTCAAAGTACTATTTAGTTTGGAGCTCTGATACTACCAGTTTTTCAAGCCTTTAGAAAATTAAATAGAGAATGTGTAGTTGAGATAAAAATGCTCAGATCTGATGATGAGTTCCAAAttaatgttttaattttattttttctttGGAGTTGATGGATCTTCCATAAATTACtatcttttttttgttttaatacaGAATTTAATACAGAACTAGAAGTATCGGGGGTCTGTGCTGATTCTACTTGAAATAGTTTTCCTTGCTCGAAGTATAACCCTAATTATTCATGTTTCAGTGTCACTGATTTTGCCGTACTCCATTTGTGGCTTTGATTTAATCAAAATGCATATGTTTGCTTCAGAACTGTCAAAAGATTGACCGAGTAGACGGTGCCCATGCTCCTGATTTAACTAAAAAAGTTCAGCAGCATGGTGAGACTGCCAAACAAGACCTGAATGACCAACTGAAAAAACTTCTAAATTCTGCACCCTGCATGTTGTTTATGAAGGGAACTCCTCAAGAACCTCGGTGTGGTAAGGGTTATTCTGTTTTGAAATTGTAGCTCAGGGGTTTCATTACTTTAAACttcaaatgccagaaatactgTTTAAGTTGTATAATAAAAGGATTTAAAAAACTGACTACATATTGGATTATACTACATGTAAAATTGTTAAGTACTACTAAAAAATAAAACCTTAGACAAGATTTCATGTAGCCAGTACTAATTAACATAATGCTGCTAAGTATAATTTGAGAGTAAAAAGCAGTCATTGTTTATATTCAGAAATAGAATTTATAATCAAAAAATGCTACCATTCAAATTTTAGCATTTGAAATGGCATTTCATTATTGTACATATAAAGAAACACTGCATTTATATAATATTTTGCATGACCACCAGAAGTCTTTCAAGTTATTTACAACCACTAAAGTTCAGttgaagtacagtcactgttgtaTGTGGGGAAATGTGGCATAGCACATTcccacattgactctgtctgtttGCTCATGTAGAATGCATTATCTAATATTGTGTTTGGTCTAATGAGatggattttttttgtttcaagTTATCGTTGGTTGCTCAGTTTATTTTTCTGAAAGTCTAAGTAgagtaaaagtttattagtcgcaagtaagacttacattaacactgcaatgcagttactgtgaaattcccctaatcgccacagtccgacacctgttggggtcaatgcacctaaccatcatgtctttcagaatgtgggaggaaaccggagcacccggaggaaacccacgcagacacggggagaatgtgcaaactccacacagacaatgacccaagctgggaatcaaacccgggttcctggcgctgtgaagcagcagttctaatcactgtgctaccgtgccgcccccaaaagTTTGTTCCTCCCCGgcgaggaattgaaccccggtcttcCGGGTGACAGGCAGGGATACTAACCACGATACTACCAAGGAACAAATAATGCTGACTGTGTTTTAACTCCATATTTCTAATTCAATTTATCAATGAAATAGTGCATGCGTACTTCAATTTTGCCAAAAAAGAATGAAGAATGTCTTTTCCCTGTAACTCCCAAAATGTCAGCAGTAAAACAATTCATAACTAAATCAAATTTGGGCAAGTTTTTAGCTGTGACTGAAAGTTTCAGGGAAGAAAGTGAGAAAATGAAAATCCATTGCAACCAGTTTCCTACATAGATATTTTGTGTTTACATATCAAATGCAAATTTTCCTGTAGGAAAAAGTACATTTTATTTATAAAGACAAATGCCTTAATTCCCTGAAATATAACACCAGCAATCTCCTTCTGATATTAATGTAAATTTTTAATATTTTGTGTGTGCAGCATTGGCAGCCTAGTGCCAGCTTGTTAATGATTCAcatagaatttttttaaatgggTGTTGTGTTAATCAGATTAGTTGCAAAGTGAAAATGGAGGTTCTTTGATCTGTTCATTGGTTGCAGAATGTAGCTAGCATCTGTTGGAAATAATGAGATTGATTTTAAGGTAAACTCGTGACTTATGAGTGTCCTAGTTAAGTTATTTTAAGAATCATTGAATGgtcacagcacagagggaggccatttgtaTGTTTGTTCTGAAAGAGATAATGTTATATCAAGATAATAAAATGctactttaaaaaatattcactTTAGTTAACAAATTATCCAGAAATATACTTTATTTTAATATGAAAGTTTATTTTCTTCAAAATTGAAGCCAATAGGAATGGAGAAATTGCTCCACTGGTTGAAATCATATTTAGCAGAaatgaaaatggttgtggttgttggaatcaAATCATTTCAGTCCCATGAATTcattgcaggaattcctcagggtagtgtcctaggcccaatgatcttcagctgtttcatcaatgacctttcctctgtcataagatcagaaatgttcaccaaggctccttggacaaCTTCTTCCAAATGCATGAAGGCCGCTTCTAATAGAAGGGCAACAGACACGTGAAAACAccacacctggaagttctccatcaagtcactcaccagcctgacttggaaatatatcatcaccgttccttcactgccactgggtcaaaatcctggaactccttccttaCACCACATAGATTGCAGAGGTTCAAAAAGGCGAGATGCAAGAGTTGAGCTAATTCTAACCAGGTGGCCATCTTGATCCTACATTACCTTGCTGGGTCATTCATGGTGGGTGTGATCCCAGTATTGCCACCAGGTCATGACCCCAAGTAACTCCAAGCCAATAATGTTTATGCATCGTAATGCTGTAAATTATAATGCTGCAAAAATAGGCCTGAAAAATTTCCTTATGACTGCATCAATCCTTATCTATtgtatcttgttttatttggcaGGCTTCAGCAGAAAGATTGTGGAAATTCTCAACGAACATAATGTCCGTTTTTGCACCTTTGACATTCTTTCTGATGAAGATGTGCGTCAAGGACTAAAAGTTTACTCTAACTGGCCTACATATCCTCAACTGTACGTGAACGGAGAACTGGTGGGAGGGCTTGATATTGTAAAGGTTAGTATTGTAGTATTTGGGCGATGTGAGAAAAAATATAGAAGCTTTGTAGCTTTTTACTGAAACCAAGGGAAGAGCTGATGCAAGAATTATTTGTGGGATAAAGTGTAGCAACACCCCTGAAGGGATGATTAGCCGAACAATGAAGTGTGTGCTCTGCAAAGCATTTCTGAAGTCTTTAATTCAGAACAAAATATCTTGAGCAAATCATACATATGTTCTTTAAAATAAATTACCACCTGTTCAGGAGGGTAATTTGACAGAAATGTGTGTATTGCAAGGTTATCAGTTGTTGCCTAAAACGATGATCACggttttagacaataggcaggcTATGACAAGAATGCAGCCACGATGGTTGTGCATGTTCAGCAATCTGTCCAATGACCCAAGGGTCGTAAGATACCCACTGAAATTCAGCCTAATGCCCTGAGATTCGCAAGCTAAAACATGGTGCCATAAGTGAACTGTGAAAGTAACAAGGATGACCGTGTATGGCCAGTACAATTACCATAAAAGGTAAAATAAACCGCTCTGGCCCTTTGTCACTTTAGGCAGCAACATCTTAAATAAGTATCCCATGAGTGAGTTTGCAGTCGATGCTTAATTACAGCTTGTATTAAAATAGGTAAGATTAAACACTTAACTGTATTAATGTAGTGTCTAATTAAAGTTGTCTTTTGACTATTGAAGCGAAATGATACCTAACAAGGTATATCGAACCAAACCTTAACAGCTACAATGCATTTTCCTTTTTAAACATCAGTATTAATTGCCTAACTCTCTTCTAGGAGTTAGCTGAGACTGGCGAACTAGAAAAAACTTGTCATACAGAAATGGGACTGGAACATAGGTAAAGTAATAAACATAGGTAAaataatttttccagcatttatttttttaaattatagtTTAATGTTTGTTACTGCAATGGATTTGCTGTACCTTACACGGCAAGGAATACAATGAGCACAAATAAAATGAACCTGTTTAGATTAAAATATTCACCCAGAATATGATATAAAGCTTGCATAGCTGCGTTCTGCAACAGCAGTTGGTGTTCAGCATCTTTGTATTTGTAGGTTGAAAGCACTGATTAATAAATCAAAAGTCGTCCTGTTTATGAAAGGCACCAAAGCGGTAAGtacattttattttgttaaaaaaCAGCAGACATTCAAATAGTGGTTTGTATCATACATAAATATTTTGCATAAATATGTATACTCTCTCAACTGATGGATGTTAGTGGCAGCATATGTGGAACCCATGTAAACTATGCCTGAAGAAAATTTAAATACATGAATAATCCAGCCAGTGGATCAAACACTCCTTAGTCCTGCTATGCAATTTGCTGCTGTGAAGTAATCAAAAAGGACCTTGAATCAACAATCTTGGTTTAAACTTTTGCCTATTCGGGAGACTTTTATCTCCAATATTCTTGATGGGTGCTCTGCCTGGCACGACCTGAATACCACCCATATTTGCAGCTTCTATCCATTTATGTGGGCCTGATGGTGCAACCTTGGTTGCGGTTCCAAACCTGAACAGGTAATAGAGATACAGTCGTTGCTACGTCTGAGAAGTGTGCATCGGCATTCAGAATGCTTCTAATAAAGATTGGACTTGAATGCCTGATGATTCGGGGGGAGGATGCCTGCAGGGATGGGCAGGGGTCAGTGTCTAGGGGAGGCGGCATGGGGCAGTGGAAACTGCGACTTGACTTGTTGGACTGCCTTTGCCTTGCTGCCTACATCTCTAAAGTCTCCTCCAATCTAAAGGGAAGCAATAGCAAGATCTACTACCAGCTTTGAGTGCCTAACAAGCATTTCAAAAGACGGACCATACATAACCCTATTCACATTGTAAATGTTGCTTATAATTTTGTTCTTAGTTGGCAAAATGTGGATTCAGTCGTACTATTGTGGGAATACTGAATGAAACTGGGTACGTATCAATATTTAAACTAAAATATTTTGTATGAAtttaattttctgttttgtttaaaCTGGAGCTTTACATTGTACTTTCTTAATATAGTGTGGAGTATGAAACATTCAACATATTGGAAGATGAAGAAGTAAGTTCTGTTTCAATTCTAAGCTATTGTGTATAAAATGAAAAGTAGTGGAGATTTTTATATTCTTTCTCAGTTCAGTGCATCAAATTTGCCACTCTGATTGAAATGCTTCTTGTGTATAGAAGGACAAGGCATTTAAATGTTTGTTTTAGCTGTCCCTCATCCTGCACTGACATGCGTAAGATTGCCCTGTTTAGTCATCTAAAACAACAGTTGCATCACAATAGTGTGTAATGATCCAGATTGTACATAAAGGTTCCCTGGTCGTCTATTCATTAACATTCTAAAATCGTTACTGAAATGATGTGTGATCTGCAAATTGCATCCCATTACAAACAATGAATGGATTGCAGTTTGCCATCTCAATGAATTGGAAACTTCTCTGTCAGGCGTTGTCAATGGGAAACCCATTTTAATGTCAGCATTTACATGTATAACGTGTTATACTTTTGGTGGTGCCCTGATAAACAGTAGCGTTGGGTGCAAAACCCATCACATGTACTGTGTTTTGACCAGAGTCACCTTGCAGTTTTTCTGCAAAACCACCAGGTGTCAGCAAAGAAATGTCATAATAATTATCACATCATCTGTGTGTGGCAGAAAACAAATAACCTCATGCTATCAATAACCCTAAAATCTAAAAGTGTTACAAAAACACACCCTCAGTTTTACTAGGATTCCAAAATAAATCGAGTTACTAATCAGTTTAGTCAACTTTCAACAATTACATTTGATACAGTTGTTACATTTTTGATGTGGCCATTATAAAAATTGAAATTCTGTGCCTCTACTCTTGCCCTCACCCCTCCACCATGATTTCCTTCATTAATAGGTTTTCTCTCATGAGATGTGAATGGCTTGGGCTCCTTGGTAGGTATTTTGTCTCTGCCAGAGGCCTTAGTAGAATTCAAGGTTAGATGCCTTTGATTCTCCCCTCCACCTACCCCCACCTTGGTCTAAGTGCTCCCACTCTCCAGCCCTTTATAAGCCGAATACTGCAGTTGATCTTGTCTCCTTGCGCATCACAGGTCATTGagtattttaaaactttaatttggGTAATACAGGTACACATCGAAATAAAATGCTTAGGAGAAAGTCTTTCTTTGTACGGGTGCTGAGCTTTTGTGTGGCATGTAAAAGGAGGATCCTGAGTGAAGACTAGACTAAACTGCTTTAGAATAAATAACAGGTTGCCATTCTGAGGAAGCTACAATCAGCAGCGGATTCTAATTCTAAAGTGCCCGTCCCACccgaccttcctgactcaggccgGTTGAGACTCGAGCAGCAAAGCCCACTCCCCCGGCTCTAGTGGCGAAGTCTATAGGAGTGGAGTGAAGGAGGACGTGCTCCCTTTTTACAGAACTAGCTGCCGTATAGTTTAATGGTTCAATTGAAAATAGTAGGGTAGGGGCAACTTGGACAtaggttgggaggggagggggggggggtgataaggTGAGGAGCTGGCATCAGGAGCCATGAAGGAGGGAAGTCggctatgtggggggggggggggggggggtgcagtggagaGTCGGACatcagggatggggagagggtctTTGCATCATGGGAAGGTTTCGGACATCAGAAAGGGGGTTTGGCTAGGGCTCCTTGGTAGGTATTTCCCCAAACTCTGTCGGAGTAACTACAAGTGTGAAATTGGCAGAACCATCGAACATTAGCAATTGAAACCATTTTGCCTGATAGTTCCCAGCCTAATGCAATTGTCCAGGGAAGTTAGCCCTTCTAGATAgttgccgggtaaacccttacctgggaacttctgAGGGGGATTCTCCAGTGCACCTTTGGGATGCCCCCCTAAATCCGACGCTGGGGAAGCAGGATACAGCTTACTGTATAAATAAACAATACTTCTGTAATATTTCAACTGATTCAACTCCGTAATCATCAATATAAGTAACTCCTCATGAAAATCTTTGCCAAATTTTATTACCTTTTATAATACACAGCAAGTTATTAAAAATAGTTGAAACCAAACCTAATTCAATACATAGTTCCACACCCCTATGCTGTAACTCAGCATCAGGGAAGTCAGGCTCAGTCATCAGAAGGAATACCACATTATACAACAGTGCACATCAAAGActgacacaaactctctctccctccccagttTGTGTTTTTCTGTTTCTCACACTCCCCAGTTTGTGCTCATTTGCTGCATCTTGACCAGTCAGTCGCACGTTGCTCCCTTTCCAGCTGATTTAGCTTAACCCCTATGCCGTCATCCTCACAACTGGCAATGAAGTGATGTGTTCAAGTAGCAGGAGATCAGCAGGGCTTGGACAGTGCAGGTTGGCTGCATGTCCTGTCAGCCAGGGTAATGATGTTGAAAAAAACTCTGCATATAAGGGCTGTTTTTCTTGAACTCCATTCATTCgtccatgttttttttccccacaggTAAGGCAAGGATTAAAAACATTTTCCAACTGGCCAACATACCCACAACTATACGTGAATGGTGAACTTACTGGTGGACTTGATATTGTGAAGGTAACTTACTATATTATTAAATGTAAACTGGGAAGAGCTGCCCAGAATATTGCTTGCTTTATTTTTCTCCCTCCAAGTGAGAAAGgaagaacctgcatttatatagtacctttcacaacctcaatgtTCCAAAGTACATTGTAGAGGCACAAGGCAGGCATTGTATGCACAGTgtgccacaaacagcagtgaaataaataaccaggtaatctgttttgagTGATATTGGTTGAGAGATAGGTGTTGGtcaggggatcttttacatcaactTGAGAGGGCAGATGGTCCCTCAGTTGTCACCTATGACAGTATAGCACATTCTGCcacagaaaatattttttcttacTGGGAGAaaaccaaccccctctccccttcgCCAAAAGGTACGAGATAATTGATCTGAGGTATACGTTTCCATCATAAAACGTGAAGAACCTTGCTCCTGAATAATGGAAGGATCAAACTTATTGTAGCATTGAGGCTGTAGGATTTGAACTATTACTCTGCAAATGGACTTGTGGGTTGTGACCGCTAGAGGAGGGTAGATGGTGAGTGAAAAGATAGCAAAAGAGTGATAGGGTGTAGTGATGAGCACGGAGGATTGGCAATGAGAAGGAAATACAATGAGAAAGAGAACATGTCAGGTGACCCAAAATTAATGGAAATAGAATGAAAGACTAGACCGACTAGAGAATTTATTCAAATGGATTTTGTCTTTTGTCAAAAGCTCGAATGGTCCAGAGCAGAATTTAATATGCATAATGTTTCAGACCTTTTTTGCATTGGCTTGAACTGATTTCTTAATTTTGTTTTTGCAGTAAAATTAAAATTTCATGCGCAAGTTAAATGTCTGGCCAGGGAATGGGCAGAACAGTAAGGGAACATTGAACAAAATAAAAGCTTTAACTGTTTGGAGATTAGACTTTGAGATGAAGAACCAAAATGGCATACAATTGTGTGCTTCACTGTTCTGATTTAATGCTTATGGAAGACTTTGTACTCCAGTTAACACACAACCTGTGCAAATATGAGTACTGAGTTGTACTGTTTGAGGTTCTATTCCATGTGGAATAGAATTAGTGAGACCTTCAAGATACTTTTCATCAAACATTAGTATTGTATCCTTGGAGTTGGAATTAATATCATATAATGGGGATGAtttgcggcacagtggctagcactgctgcctcaccgcgccagggactccagttcgattcccggcttgggtgactgtgcaaactccacacagacattctccccatgcctgcgtgggtttcctccctcagtctgaaagacgtgctggttaggtgcattggccatgctaaattctccctccgtatacccaaataggcgctggagtgtggccactaggggattttcacagtaacttcattgcagtgttaatgtaagcccacttgtgactaataaataaactttagctttcaAACTTTTATTCCTACGTTTAGCAATCCAGGATTCACTTTTTCCAGGATCCTAACAATGGGTGCTGGATGTTGTGCATAATGCTTTGGTATTTCCATGGTTGCAGTTGAACCGGGCAGCTTGCTGTAGAAGGGAAATTTGGAAAGTGGAGCTTAAACCACTGATTCCCACAGgaatatgtttctgatgaaaagtaggataaagggctatggggagcaggtagggaaatggagttgaggccaggataagatcatgttaaatggcggagtgggctcgaagaggtaaattgcctactcctgctcctaattcctatgttcctatgaatgcTGTTTGCCTGGCACATCATAGTCAATATTAAGGTGTTAATGGATGTAATCGTTGACGTATTCTCAGACAATGTAACAAACatgcaacttttttttttaaacaggaatTGGAAAAGAGTGGAGAGCTGCTTTCAGTTTTAAAAGGAGAAAATGccagttagaattttacaaaACAACTGCCATCATCTTATAATATTTGTCTACTTTAAAGATTGATCATTGGCGATAGTGTGGTCTAAAATCTGGTAACAGTGTTGGATATAAATCATTTTTGATGTTCAAGCTTCTCTAATAATTTGCGAGTAATGTTAAAACACAAGGGGAGCAAAATGCAAATAGATTAGAACAAAAAATATTATACTACTTTTATTACGATAATAAAACATGACTGCTATTTATGGTGTGGCTTTTTATTGCACTGTGACTATATGGAATCCTCATCCAGCTTTATATTATATTTATAGGTAATCTAACTTGCTATCAAATATATTTGTGTGCAAATTAAGTATGTGCCTTGGCCATTTATCCATAAGTTTGATTTATTTGATAAATAACACAGGTTATTTTTTAGTAGAAAGCAAGTCAATCACCTTGAGGCACATGTATCTCAAACGTTTGTGAGGATTTGGCATAGCTACTTGGGGATCATACCACCATACATGACATGCTCATTATGTTGCCATATATCATTATAAATATCTTGAATAACCATTCTTCTTTTAATAAAACACCATACTTAAAACATGAATACAGTACATTTTAATTGTTTAAATTCAATCGAGAATTGAATCTTAATTGTGTCCATCAAACGACTACCTCCTAATCCTTCACTTTAAAGGCATCAATTTCTGCAACCAATTAAATTATCATTTTTGTAGAAATACAGTAGTTTCATTTTCATGAATCTCTAGCCTTGCAACTAAGTATTTACACATTATTTGAGACATATTGGCCAGgagcttccagtcctgctgacagCGAGCCCACACTGCGTGTTCCCCAGCAGTAGAGGGTGTAAACAACAGGaaacaatggggcggcacagtggttagcactgctgcttcacagcgccagcgacacgggttcgattcctggcttgggtcactgtctgtgtggagtttgcacattctccccgtgtcctccgggtgctccggtttcctcccacattctgaaagacatgttggttaggtgcattgacccaaacaggtgccggagtgtggtgactaggggaatttcacagtaacttcattgcagtgataatgtaagccttacttgtgactaataaatcaattttACTTTAAACTCCATTGACAGCAACGGGACCCACTGACAGCCAATGGCAGGCTACCTCTGCCACCTGAAAACATGCCATGGGgatgtggaaaatcctgcccatatagTGTTGTTAATGTGCTATTGATAATGTCTCAGTTAAACCATATGAAGCTCCTAAACTGCAAGTAAAATAAAATCTTAAAACACCTTTGTCATTGGCAATAGCAataaaaagtgttggaaataGAAATTGGATGTTAGTATCTCTGTGACATTGTTCTATTTTGAATTTGGGTTAAAAAAAAGTGAGACTGGACTTTGGAACTAATTTCACCAGGACAGATACCACTACAAGTGTCTAGTCAGGAGGAGGATATCACATACAAAACATGTAACACACCCAAACTAAAGATGCGTGTTTTGTGTATTGGGTATAAATAATGAGGCTTGACTTCGTTTAAAATGTTATAAAAGATCTGGAAAGAATAAGAGGAAGGGGGTGCCAATGTAGCTTTGTTCAGGGGGACTTACTGAGATAGAGAACATTGGTCTGCAAGGTGGCGCTGAATTAGATTAAACAGTTGAAACTGAATCAATCATTGATATCTGCCATTAATCTCAAAATCAAAGTGCTCTTCAGGACAAGTATTTTTGAACATAAATTAAAATTCATAGGGCTGCAGAACTAGTCTGTTTTGTGAAGGATTTTAAATTGCCCAATTTTTCAGGTCATTCCAAGTATTGAGATGAAAGGATTGGTGGATATAATGATTTTCACACATGGAGGATGATtctgcacagaaggaagccatttggctcacctTGCCTGCGCCAGCTCTTTGTAAAAGCTGTCCAATTATTCCAATCCTGTCTTAATCCCCCCCCATCGACCTGCAAAGCCTTGCACCAAATATATATTTAATTATCTTGGAAAGtttttattgaatctgcttttaccaccatttcagacagtgcatttccAATTATCATCATGCACTGCCTATGGAAAAAATTGCCTCTGGTTCTGTGGCTAATTActgtaaatctatgtcctctagttattgacccattctggaaacagtttctttttATTACTCCATCAAAATGTTTCCTGACTTTGGCCACCTCTATTTAAAAATCCAACTTCCTGGGTCTCGCCacatatttaagaacataagaactaggagcagaagtaggccatccggcccctcgagcctgctccgccattcaataagatcatggcggatctttttgtggactcagctccacttacccgcccgctcaccataacccttaattcttttactgttcaaaactttatccttgccttaaaaacattcaatttgAAGTGCCGCAGCCTGGTATCTTTCCagttaatgttttaaaaatatgtatgtatttaaaatatttatataGCATTGTTAAAGTTATAAAACAACCCAGGATGCTTCACAGGAAGGTCACCAAGCAAAGTTTGACAGCCAGTCCATAAGGATTTATAGGGACAAATGACCAAATGTAACCTTGGTTAAAGAGAGGTTTTCACCAGCATCTTGGAGATGAAGCAGTTGAGGAACGGAATTGGATATTAGAGTCTAAGCAGTTAACAACATGCCACCAATGATGATGTGACAAAAATATATACATCCATCTCCAGCCCCATCTTCAGATTGTGCTACATTTATATTGCCTTTTCTCCCTTCCTAccaaaagtgcatcacttcatatACCTTTGTTGAATTtaatctgccatgtgtctgcaAGTCCAGTCCATTAGTAGGTAGATATCAAAAAGAGCTATTGTCAACCTCTGAGAAACACCACTGTATACTCCCCAGCCACCAGTCCGAAAAACAGCTTCACTGCTACTATGCTTTCTAAACCATAGAACATGTAATCAAACTGCCACTACTCCTTTCATCCCATTGGCTTCAATTTTGATAAATATGTTGTGTGTTACTTTATCAgataccttttgaaaatccatatatacaccacactacaaagaacaatacagcacaggaacaggcccttcggccctccaagcccgcgccgctccctggtccaaactagaccatcattttgtatccctccattccctccactACCTTCTTCAACTCCTTCCTATTGCATCAAAGAGTTCAACTAAGTTTGTCAGTACAGTTTCCCTAAACAAATCTGTGCTGAGTCATTATAAATCCATATTTTTCAAAGTGTTAATTTtgtcttggattttttttttccaaatagtTTCCCACCACTGAcaggctgactggcctgtagtttctgaGTTTCTACCTTGCTTTTGCTGAACAGGAATATAAAATGTTCATGC
Above is a genomic segment from Mustelus asterias chromosome 11, sMusAst1.hap1.1, whole genome shotgun sequence containing:
- the glrx3 gene encoding glutaredoxin 3 encodes the protein MAAEMVVVETASQFQEVLENAKRSLVMVHFWAPWAPQCGQMNEVMTELSKEYPHVIFVKLEAESVPEVSEKYEISSVPTFLFFKNCQKIDRVDGAHAPDLTKKVQQHGETAKQDLNDQLKKLLNSAPCMLFMKGTPQEPRCGFSRKIVEILNEHNVRFCTFDILSDEDVRQGLKVYSNWPTYPQLYVNGELVGGLDIVKELAETGELEKTCHTEMGLEHRLKALINKSKVVLFMKGTKALAKCGFSRTIVGILNETGVEYETFNILEDEEVRQGLKTFSNWPTYPQLYVNGELTGGLDIVKELEKSGELLSVLKGENAS